The genomic stretch GCTAGCTTCGATTTCAAAACCCATTTTTTGTAGAGTTAGCACCATTTCGCCTCTAACATCTTCCCCAAGATCATCTGGACCTACATCATAATAACCAGCTAAGTCATGGGTAATAGTTGTTGGGGTGCCATCCGGATTTCTCTTAAAGAGGAAGAATTCTGCTTCAGGGCCAGCATTCATAACATAACCAAGTTTAGCTGCTTCAGCTATAACTCTTTTTAAGTTATTTCTTGGACAACCTTCAAATGGTGTTCCATCAGCATTATGGATATCACATATTAATCTTGCTACATTATAACCTTCTTTATTTCTCCATGGTAAAAGGCAGAATGTACTTTTATCAGGATAGAAATACATATCAGAAGTTTCTATACTCCTAAAACCTTTAATAGACGAACCATCGAGCATTATTTCATTATTTAAAATTCTATCAATTTGCTCGGATGGCAGAGCCATATTCTTTACCTGACCATTAATATCAACAAATTGTAATCTAATGAATTTTACATTCTGTTCTTTGACAACTTTTTTAATGTCTTCAGTGGACATAATATGTCCAGATCTCACCACGTTACTTACATCTAGCATATTCTACCTCCTTTGGATTTATAATACAGTGCTATTAATTACTATATTCATATACTTAATTCTCATTTCGGTCAAGATTTACAGCTTTTTCGTTTTTTCGAAAATTAAATCAATTTTTTTGTTAAATAAAAGATCAAGTTAATAATATTTTAATTTTCATATAGAAAAAACTTAATTTTTTAAAAAATAATTCAAATTTCTCCATTTTTCAGATTAAAATCATGAGTTAAAAAGTTTTTATAGTTATTAATATACTGTAACATTATCTCTAAATTATCTTAGATTAGCAATAATTACTTGATCATGCTAACATTTAATTGAGTAATATAGAAAATATAAACTTTTTTCGGCATATAGCATACAGAATAATCAAACTATGATTCAAGACATATTAGATAAGATTGCTTTCTCATCAACTAAATTTAGCAAAATAAAAAAACAGCTTGAAAAGAGCAAAACCGTTTATCTTACAGGACTTACCAATTCTGCTAAGAGGTTTTTTGCTTCTTATATAATTAACACCTTAAATAGGCCCATTCTAATTATCGCTCCAGACATTACTACAGCACTTAAGTACAATCTCGATATTCAGACCCTGACAAATAAAAAAGTGAATTATCTACCAAATCAGGAAGCTTCACCATATGAACTTGTATATTCCGATGCAGCTATTACAAAACAGCAATTAAATATACTGGAATCATTCAAAAATGATAATTCAGATGTCATAATAACCAGCGCAAAATCACTATTAAATGCTTATTTATCAAGAAAAGAAATTGAGATTAACTCTATAAAACTTGAAAGACAGCAAAATATTGACCCGTCTTTAATAGTTAAAAAGCTCATTGATATTGGATATAATAGAGTCAATATGGCAATTGATCCTGGGGAATTCAGTTTAAGAGGTGATATCTTAGATGTTTATCCAATATCCGAAGATCCAGTTAGGATAGAATTTTTCGGAGATGAAATAGAAAACATCCGAAACTTTGATATAGAGACACAAAGATCAATTAAACATATACAATACGCAACAATAGAACCAAGATACAAGATTGTAATATCAGAAGACCAGAAAAAAAGATTAATTAAGATAATTAACGAGTTTAAAAACAAACAAGAAATCAATCTTTCAGAATACGGGCAAAATACCCTGAACTTAATTGTTGAAAACATATTAACGTCACTGGAAACTGAAACATATTTTGAAGGAATAGAATACTTCGCGCCATTTTTAAATGAGAAGCTTGACGATATTACAGAATATTTACCTGAAAACACTCTTATTATAGTTCATGAAACAACTGAGCTAGAACAAAAGCTCTATATTCAAGATGAAAAGTATAAAAAAGAATATGAACAAAGAATTAATGAAGGTTTAGCCTTACCATTGCCATATCTTTTACATAAAGACCCCATAGAAATAATAGATAAAATTCAAAAACACACAACTTTAAACCTTAACAGTTTTATTCAGGATGAATCTCAATTAACTGACGAAATTGAGTGTAAACTCGTACAAAAGTTCATGGCTAACCTTGATAACGCTGCAAATTATATATCTGAGCTTAGATCATCAGGTAACAGCATCTTGGTTGTTACAGAATATCCTGATAGAGTCGCTCATTTTCTAGCAGAGTGGGAATGCCCTTCTATTTATTTGGAGCCTAACTCAGACATTAATATTGACAAATTACTGGAATCAAAAGAAGTAATCATATCAAGACAAGGATTTACAGAAGGATTTTTGCTACCAGAGCTTAATTTTGCAGTAATAACTGATTCAGAATTATTTAACAAGAATATTAAAAAGCCTACTATCGCTAAAAGAGTTTCTAAAAGAGAAAATATTGATTTCCTTATTTCCATAAATGACTTACAACCTAATGATTATGTAGTTCATTCAAAACATGGTATTGGAAAATTCATCGGATTAAGCAAACAAAAAATAGACGGACAGGAAAAAGATTATCTAACTATTGAGTATGCTGGCACTGATAAACTTCATATGCCAGCAGAGCAGATTAATTTATTATCCAGATATAGAGGCGCAGGTACTCCGCCTAAGTTGTCTAAAATGGGTGGAGCTGAATGGACTGGAGTTAAAAAGAAAGTCAAAAATTCTATAAGAGACATTGCACAAGACTTACTAAACCTGTATGCAACAAGAGCAAAAACAAGGGGATTCGTTTTTGAACCAGACAGCCCCTGGCAAATAGAAATGGAAGATGCATTCCCATATACTGAAACCCCAGACCAATTACAAGCAATAATAAATACTAAAATGGACATGGAATCAGATAAACCAATGGATCGATTGATATGCGGAGATGTAGGTTTTGGAAAAACAGAAGTTGCAATGAGAGCTTTATTTAAAGCACTTTTATCAGGAAGACAGGCGGCTTTGCTTGCACCAACAACAATCTTAGCCCAACAACATTATCAAACTTTTGTAGATAGATTTAAACCTTATCCGATAAAAGTTGAACTGTTATCAAGATTCAGAACTTCAAAACAACAAAAAGAGACTATAAAAAAGCTTATAACAGGTGAATGCGACCTCGTAATAGGCACTCATAGACTTCTTCAAAAAGATATTCAATTTAAAGATTTAGGATTACTTGTTATCGATGAAGAGCATCGATTTGGGGTAGCACATAAAGAAAAATTAAAGCATTTAAGGGCACAAATAGATGTTCTCACTCTTTCTGCAACACCAATTCCAAGAACACTATATATGGCCATATCAGGGGTTAGAGATATGAGCTTAATTAACACACCTCCTGTAAACCGTGCCCCAATTAAAACATATATAGGTGAATACGCTGCATCTATGATCAGAACAGCAATAAATCATGAATTAGAACGAGAAGGTCAAGTATACTTCCTCCATAACAGGGTTCAATCAATACACAAAGTTGCAAAAGATTTACAAGAATTAATTCCTGAAGCCAGAATTGCTGTAGCTCACGGCCAAATGCCTGAAAAAGAGCTTGAAAAAGTAATGTATGAATTTTCAACTCATCAATATGATATTCTGGTATGCACTACTATTATTGAATCAGGATTAGATATTCCAAACGTAAACACAATAATTATTGATGATTCTGATAAATTTGGGCTTGCTCAGCTATACCAAATAAGAGGCCGAGTAGGAAGAAGTGAAACTCAGGCATATGCCTATTGCTTCTACCGTCCTAATAAATTACTGACAAAAGAAGCTAAAGATCGTTTAAAAGCAATAAAAGATTTCACAACTCTCGGTAGTGGCTATCAAATTGCATTAAGGGATCTAGAAATAAGAGGTGTTGGAAATATATTAGGAGCTAATCAACACGGGCATATGCTGTCTGTCGGTTTTGATTTATATTGTTCCTTATTAGACGAATCTATAAGAGAATTTCAAAATGAAAAAGTGGACAAGAAAGATCCTCCGATTGTCGATATAAATATTACTGCCTATATTCCGGACGAATGGGTCGGGAATCAAGATCAAAAAATGATAGAATACAAGAGACTGGCTGACGTAGA from Candidatus Melainabacteria bacterium RIFOXYA2_FULL_32_9 encodes the following:
- a CDS encoding transcription-repair coupling factor; amino-acid sequence: MIQDILDKIAFSSTKFSKIKKQLEKSKTVYLTGLTNSAKRFFASYIINTLNRPILIIAPDITTALKYNLDIQTLTNKKVNYLPNQEASPYELVYSDAAITKQQLNILESFKNDNSDVIITSAKSLLNAYLSRKEIEINSIKLERQQNIDPSLIVKKLIDIGYNRVNMAIDPGEFSLRGDILDVYPISEDPVRIEFFGDEIENIRNFDIETQRSIKHIQYATIEPRYKIVISEDQKKRLIKIINEFKNKQEINLSEYGQNTLNLIVENILTSLETETYFEGIEYFAPFLNEKLDDITEYLPENTLIIVHETTELEQKLYIQDEKYKKEYEQRINEGLALPLPYLLHKDPIEIIDKIQKHTTLNLNSFIQDESQLTDEIECKLVQKFMANLDNAANYISELRSSGNSILVVTEYPDRVAHFLAEWECPSIYLEPNSDINIDKLLESKEVIISRQGFTEGFLLPELNFAVITDSELFNKNIKKPTIAKRVSKRENIDFLISINDLQPNDYVVHSKHGIGKFIGLSKQKIDGQEKDYLTIEYAGTDKLHMPAEQINLLSRYRGAGTPPKLSKMGGAEWTGVKKKVKNSIRDIAQDLLNLYATRAKTRGFVFEPDSPWQIEMEDAFPYTETPDQLQAIINTKMDMESDKPMDRLICGDVGFGKTEVAMRALFKALLSGRQAALLAPTTILAQQHYQTFVDRFKPYPIKVELLSRFRTSKQQKETIKKLITGECDLVIGTHRLLQKDIQFKDLGLLVIDEEHRFGVAHKEKLKHLRAQIDVLTLSATPIPRTLYMAISGVRDMSLINTPPVNRAPIKTYIGEYAASMIRTAINHELEREGQVYFLHNRVQSIHKVAKDLQELIPEARIAVAHGQMPEKELEKVMYEFSTHQYDILVCTTIIESGLDIPNVNTIIIDDSDKFGLAQLYQIRGRVGRSETQAYAYCFYRPNKLLTKEAKDRLKAIKDFTTLGSGYQIALRDLEIRGVGNILGANQHGHMLSVGFDLYCSLLDESIREFQNEKVDKKDPPIVDINITAYIPDEWVGNQDQKMIEYKRLADVESLRELEFIQEEWKDRFGEIPIEVQRLIKIIKIRLIAAQIGINLVRESEDTIRIFTDYELSEWKKYQIKLPQTLSRKLKIIKAPISSQNGASIILLNNTGLLVEEQLNILEELFCCISDINKLSI